A genomic region of Methylobacterium durans contains the following coding sequences:
- a CDS encoding aminotransferase — protein sequence MNPVFADLQTSVFETMSRLAREHGAINLGQGFPDDPGPADIRARGAEALVEGFNQYPPMMGLPALREAVAAHYARHQGLDLDPATEVMVTSGATEALAGALLALIEPGDEVVLFAPLYDAYLPLVRRAGGVPRIVTLRPPAFGLDAASLAVAFGPRTRVVLLNNPLNPSATMFSRADLEMLAGFCRRHDAVAICDEVWEHVVFDGRAHIPLITLPGMRERTVKIGSAGKIFSLTGWKVGFVMAAPPLMRVLAKAHQYLTFTTPPNLQEAVAYGLSKDDAYFAGMRRDFARSRDRLADGLQGLGLTVLPSAATYFLNLDVAPLGVADDAAFCETLVRRHGVAAIPVSAFYAEDPVRNLVRLCFAKSDATIDAALDRLSHLARRAA from the coding sequence ATGAACCCCGTCTTCGCCGACCTTCAGACCTCGGTCTTCGAGACGATGTCGCGCCTCGCCCGCGAGCATGGGGCGATCAATCTCGGCCAGGGCTTCCCCGACGATCCCGGCCCCGCCGACATCCGCGCGCGCGGGGCCGAGGCCCTGGTCGAGGGCTTCAACCAGTACCCGCCGATGATGGGGCTGCCCGCCCTGCGGGAGGCCGTCGCCGCCCATTACGCCCGGCACCAGGGGCTCGATCTCGATCCCGCGACCGAGGTGATGGTGACCTCGGGCGCCACCGAGGCGCTGGCGGGGGCGCTCCTCGCGCTGATCGAGCCCGGCGACGAGGTGGTGCTGTTCGCGCCCCTCTACGACGCCTACCTGCCGCTCGTCCGACGGGCCGGGGGCGTGCCCCGCATCGTGACCCTGCGCCCGCCCGCCTTCGGTCTCGACGCGGCTTCGCTCGCCGTGGCCTTCGGCCCGCGGACCCGGGTGGTGCTCCTCAACAACCCGCTCAACCCGAGCGCCACGATGTTCTCCCGCGCGGACCTGGAGATGCTGGCGGGCTTCTGCCGCCGCCACGACGCGGTCGCGATCTGCGACGAGGTCTGGGAGCACGTCGTCTTCGATGGGCGCGCCCACATCCCCCTGATCACCCTGCCGGGCATGCGGGAGCGGACGGTGAAGATCGGCTCGGCCGGGAAGATCTTCAGCCTGACGGGCTGGAAGGTCGGCTTCGTGATGGCGGCCCCGCCCTTGATGCGGGTGCTCGCCAAGGCCCACCAGTACCTCACCTTCACGACGCCCCCGAACCTGCAGGAGGCGGTGGCCTACGGGCTGTCCAAGGACGATGCCTACTTCGCCGGCATGCGGCGGGACTTCGCCCGCTCGCGCGACCGCCTCGCGGACGGATTGCAGGGCCTCGGCCTCACCGTGCTGCCGAGTGCCGCGACCTACTTCCTCAACCTCGACGTGGCGCCCCTCGGCGTCGCCGACGACGCGGCCTTCTGCGAGACCCTGGTGCGCCGGCACGGGGTCGCCGCCATCCCGGTCAGCGCCTTCTACGCGGAGGATCCCGTGCGCAACCTCGTGCGTCTCTGCTTCGCCAAGAGCGACGCGACGATCGACGCCGCCCTCGACCGCCTGAGCCACCTCGCCCGGAGGGCGGCGTGA
- a CDS encoding DUF4112 domain-containing protein, with amino-acid sequence MSTSEPFRAFPRDPGTAFGQSPGASPPFRFTDTSREASLARLEKLAYLLDSAFLIPGVNRRVGLEAVIGLVPVIGDIAGVALSSYILFEAKRLGVPRWVLARMALNIAFDGAVGVVPLAGDLFDAAFKANRRNVRLLRKHLERSGAVRPNEIDGTARRLD; translated from the coding sequence ATGAGCACCTCCGAGCCCTTCCGCGCCTTCCCCCGGGATCCCGGGACGGCCTTCGGCCAGAGCCCCGGCGCCAGCCCGCCCTTCCGCTTCACGGACACGAGCCGGGAGGCGAGCCTCGCCCGCCTGGAGAAGCTGGCCTACCTTCTCGATTCGGCCTTCCTGATCCCCGGCGTCAACCGGCGGGTCGGGCTCGAAGCGGTGATCGGCCTCGTGCCGGTGATCGGCGACATCGCGGGCGTCGCGCTCTCGTCCTACATCCTCTTCGAGGCCAAGCGCCTCGGGGTGCCGCGCTGGGTGCTGGCCCGGATGGCGCTGAACATCGCCTTCGACGGGGCGGTGGGTGTGGTGCCGCTGGCGGGAGACCTGTTCGACGCCGCCTTCAAGGCCAACCGCCGCAACGTGCGGCTGCTGCGCAAGCACCTAGAGCGCAGCGGCGCCGTGCGCCCGAACGAGATCGACGGGACGGCGAGGCGCCTCGACTGA
- a CDS encoding ABC transporter permease, which produces MNELAPPPAGEAVALPVPGAQGIVAAPVTRRGLSPLNRRRLANFRRNRLGFWSFAIFLALFVVSLFAEVIANDKPIVVSYKGEILFPVLIDYPDEKFGGFLARTDYRSQETRKEIAENGWAVWPPIPYSYDTILTGLPTPSPSPPTWMLTDEQCRPVAKRTGGTGCRDIEWHWLGTDNTTRDVLARIIYGFRISVLFGLVLALISSVIGVVAGAVQGYFGGWVDLAFQRFIEVWSGIPTLYLIIIISAFIAPGFFVLLGILLLFSWVALVGVVRAEFLRARNFEYVRAARALGLSNLRIMAVHLLPNAMVATLTFLPFILNGSITTLTSLDFLGFGLPPGSPSLGELLAQGKDNIQAPWLGLTGFAVVATMLSLLIFAGEAVRDAFDPRKTFS; this is translated from the coding sequence GTGAACGAGCTCGCTCCGCCTCCGGCCGGCGAGGCCGTCGCGCTGCCCGTGCCGGGGGCTCAAGGCATCGTCGCCGCGCCCGTGACCCGGCGCGGCCTCTCGCCCCTCAACCGGCGGCGGCTCGCCAATTTCCGGCGCAACCGCCTCGGCTTCTGGTCCTTCGCCATCTTCCTCGCGCTGTTCGTCGTCAGCCTGTTCGCGGAGGTGATCGCGAACGACAAGCCGATCGTCGTCTCCTACAAGGGCGAGATCCTGTTTCCCGTCCTGATCGACTATCCGGACGAGAAGTTCGGCGGCTTCCTCGCGCGGACCGACTACCGCTCGCAGGAGACCCGGAAGGAGATCGCCGAGAACGGCTGGGCGGTCTGGCCGCCGATCCCGTATTCCTACGACACGATCCTCACCGGCCTGCCGACGCCCTCGCCCTCGCCGCCCACCTGGATGCTCACCGACGAGCAGTGCCGTCCCGTCGCCAAGAGGACGGGCGGCACGGGGTGCCGGGACATCGAGTGGCACTGGCTCGGCACCGACAACACCACGCGCGACGTGCTGGCGCGGATCATCTACGGGTTCCGGATCTCGGTGCTGTTCGGGCTGGTCCTCGCCCTGATCTCGTCGGTGATCGGCGTGGTGGCGGGCGCCGTGCAGGGCTATTTCGGCGGCTGGGTCGATCTCGCCTTCCAGCGCTTCATCGAGGTCTGGAGCGGCATACCGACCCTGTACCTCATCATCATCATCTCGGCCTTCATCGCACCGGGCTTCTTCGTGCTGCTCGGCATCCTGCTGCTGTTCTCGTGGGTCGCGCTCGTCGGCGTGGTGCGGGCCGAATTCCTGCGCGCCCGCAATTTCGAGTACGTGCGGGCGGCTCGCGCCCTCGGCCTCTCGAACCTGCGCATCATGGCCGTGCACCTCCTGCCGAACGCGATGGTGGCGACGCTGACCTTCCTGCCGTTCATCCTGAACGGCTCGATCACGACACTGACCTCGCTCGACTTCCTCGGATTCGGCCTGCCGCCGGGCTCGCCCTCCCTCGGGGAGCTGCTCGCCCAGGGCAAGGACAACATCCAGGCGCCCTGGCTCGGGCTCACGGGCTTCGCCGTCGTGGCGACGATGCTGAGCCTCCTGATCTTCGCCGGCGAGGCGGTGCGCGACGCCTTCGACCCGCGCAAGACCTTTTCCTGA
- a CDS encoding MucR family transcriptional regulator, whose translation MSEVATAPHSVDIERTVDVVSAYVSNNSVPTADLPALITSVHDALKSLANGPVQTEADVVEKPSTAQVRKSIRPDGLISFIDGKSYKTLKRHLTKHGLDPHSYRERYGLPADYPTTSANYSAQRSALAKSLGLGQPGRLGTDNAAAATPAEPHPAPGEERRRPANGGSGKRASRKATVAA comes from the coding sequence ATGTCAGAGGTTGCAACAGCACCGCACAGTGTCGACATCGAACGCACTGTCGATGTCGTCTCCGCCTACGTGTCGAACAATTCCGTCCCGACTGCCGATCTCCCGGCTCTCATCACCAGCGTCCACGACGCACTGAAGAGCCTCGCCAACGGACCGGTCCAGACGGAGGCCGACGTCGTGGAGAAGCCGAGCACCGCTCAGGTCCGCAAGTCGATCCGTCCGGACGGACTGATCAGCTTCATCGACGGCAAATCCTACAAGACGCTGAAGCGCCACCTGACCAAGCACGGGCTCGACCCGCACAGCTACCGCGAGCGCTACGGCCTGCCCGCCGATTACCCGACCACCTCCGCAAACTACTCGGCGCAGCGCTCCGCCCTCGCCAAGAGTCTGGGTCTCGGTCAGCCGGGCCGGCTGGGGACGGACAATGCGGCAGCGGCGACGCCGGCCGAGCCGCACCCCGCACCGGGCGAGGAGCGTCGCCGTCCGGCCAATGGCGGCAGCGGCAAGCGCGCGAGCCGCAAGGCCACCGTGGCGGCCTGA
- a CDS encoding transglutaminase-like cysteine peptidase, producing MRFAGSKRRVSVSARHGLRSALAGLALAALAAPVGAQTYAALPAVPSAATVSGEARPISAWVTFCQSYAAECAVDRSEPATITLTPAIWNTVISVNRRVNKAVRAMTDMDHLNVPDRWDMAEDGIGDCEDFQLLKRHMLAEAGLPRRAMRMTVVIDEKGEGHAVLTLITDRGDFILDNKTNAVLPWRQTGYAFIKRESQDAVAWVSIGRAPSPTTTANR from the coding sequence ATGCGGTTCGCAGGTTCGAAGCGGCGGGTTTCGGTGTCGGCCCGTCACGGGCTGAGAAGTGCGCTCGCGGGGCTCGCGCTTGCCGCCCTCGCCGCGCCGGTGGGCGCCCAGACCTACGCGGCGCTGCCGGCGGTGCCGAGCGCGGCGACCGTCTCCGGCGAGGCCCGGCCGATCTCCGCCTGGGTCACCTTCTGCCAGAGCTACGCGGCCGAGTGCGCGGTCGACCGCAGCGAGCCCGCCACCATCACCCTGACGCCCGCGATCTGGAACACTGTCATCTCGGTCAACCGCCGGGTGAACAAGGCGGTGCGGGCCATGACCGACATGGATCATCTCAACGTCCCCGACCGCTGGGACATGGCCGAGGACGGGATCGGCGATTGCGAGGATTTCCAGCTCCTCAAGCGCCACATGCTCGCCGAGGCCGGCCTGCCGCGCCGGGCCATGCGGATGACCGTCGTGATCGACGAGAAGGGCGAGGGCCACGCGGTGCTGACGCTGATCACCGACCGGGGCGACTTCATCCTCGACAACAAGACGAATGCGGTCCTGCCGTGGCGCCAGACGGGCTACGCCTTCATCAAGCGCGAGAGCCAGGACGCGGTCGCCTGGGTCTCGATCGGCCGCGCGCCGTCCCCGACCACGACGGCCAACCGTTAG
- a CDS encoding sigma-70 family RNA polymerase sigma factor, which yields MRDMPDADLVARIAKGDRAAMQALYARHATAVYRFLVRLLRDASRAEDLVSDVFFDVWQQAGRYEGRASVTTWLLSIARFKALSALRRRSHAEWEPEVAEAVPDEADTPETVLQKAGKAEALRRCIAALSAEHRGVVDLVYYHELSVEEVAQVLAIPAGTVKTRLFHARKRLSELLLAAGIDRGWP from the coding sequence ATGAGGGACATGCCGGACGCGGACCTCGTCGCGCGCATCGCCAAGGGCGACCGCGCCGCGATGCAGGCCCTCTACGCCCGCCACGCCACCGCCGTGTACCGGTTCCTGGTGCGCCTCCTCCGGGATGCGAGCCGCGCGGAGGATCTCGTGAGCGACGTGTTCTTCGATGTCTGGCAGCAGGCCGGCCGCTACGAGGGCCGGGCCAGCGTCACGACCTGGCTCCTGTCGATCGCCCGCTTCAAGGCGCTCTCGGCCCTGCGCCGCAGGTCGCATGCGGAATGGGAGCCGGAGGTGGCCGAGGCCGTGCCCGACGAGGCCGACACGCCCGAGACCGTCCTGCAGAAGGCCGGCAAGGCGGAGGCCCTGCGCCGCTGCATCGCTGCGCTCTCGGCCGAGCATCGGGGCGTGGTCGATCTCGTCTACTATCACGAGCTCTCCGTCGAGGAGGTCGCGCAGGTCCTCGCGATCCCGGCCGGCACCGTGAAGACCCGCCTGTTCCACGCGCGCAAGCGCCTGTCCGAACTCCTGCTCGCCGCCGGCATCGACCGCGGCTGGCCGTGA
- a CDS encoding S8 family serine peptidase, producing the protein MREPFDTLPSRAGPLGRLAAILLLLAGGLAPAAAQTRPGAVLDRGVPSRGGYGGGPTIGLPGLIGIVPRLIPPPRAVVEEEDEPPPRRRPEAERPARRPSQVRAVPESRPPPPRRQAAPEPVRRTPKLAPKLVTKPPGPPPARPAPRHVAAPAPVQAASAEPGEVPGEVLFALRPGAGALRTILTRQRLDLVSSDTFTLVPVTLHRARIRGGRSVGSVVAALAQDRQVETAQANHAYSLVGAAPTFASVQYAAAKLRLDEAHRAATGRDVAVAVIDSGVDEAHPALLGAVAERYDALGKAGPPHPHGTAIAGILGARAQLASAAPEARLLAARAFSAETASGAQGTTLHILRSIDWAARTKARVVNMSFAGPRDEALARFLAAGTRGGTVYVAAAGNAGPDAPPLYPAADPNVIAVTATDAEDRLFPAANRGAHVCVAAPGVEVLVAAPAGAYGFSSGTSMAAAQVSGIVALMLQARPALSPGEVRSALARGARDLGAPGPDPEFGAGFADAENVLRALPAPEVAAQQASGGMSATPARDPGQESP; encoded by the coding sequence ATGCGGGAGCCGTTCGACACGCTGCCCTCCCGGGCCGGTCCGCTCGGCCGGCTCGCCGCCATCCTTCTCCTGCTCGCCGGCGGTCTCGCGCCGGCCGCGGCCCAGACCCGGCCCGGCGCCGTCCTCGACCGGGGCGTGCCCAGCCGCGGCGGCTACGGCGGCGGCCCGACGATCGGGCTGCCCGGCCTCATCGGCATCGTGCCGCGCCTGATCCCGCCGCCCCGCGCGGTGGTCGAGGAGGAGGACGAGCCGCCACCTCGCCGCCGCCCGGAGGCCGAGCGTCCGGCGCGGCGCCCCTCGCAGGTCCGCGCCGTTCCCGAATCCCGGCCGCCGCCCCCGCGCCGGCAGGCCGCCCCGGAGCCCGTGCGCAGGACGCCGAAACTCGCCCCGAAGCTCGTGACGAAGCCGCCCGGCCCGCCGCCGGCGCGGCCCGCACCGCGGCATGTGGCGGCGCCCGCGCCGGTCCAGGCCGCCTCCGCCGAGCCCGGCGAGGTCCCGGGCGAGGTGCTGTTCGCGCTCCGCCCCGGCGCCGGCGCGCTCCGGACGATCCTGACCCGCCAGCGGCTCGATCTCGTCTCCTCCGACACCTTCACGCTGGTGCCGGTGACGCTGCACCGCGCCCGCATCCGCGGCGGCCGGTCCGTGGGCTCGGTGGTCGCGGCGCTGGCGCAGGACCGCCAGGTCGAGACCGCGCAGGCCAACCACGCCTACAGCCTCGTCGGCGCGGCGCCGACCTTCGCGAGCGTCCAGTACGCCGCCGCCAAGCTCCGCCTCGACGAGGCCCACCGTGCGGCGACCGGGCGGGACGTGGCCGTCGCGGTGATCGATTCGGGCGTCGACGAGGCGCATCCGGCGCTCCTGGGCGCGGTCGCCGAGCGCTACGACGCGCTGGGCAAGGCCGGCCCCCCGCACCCGCACGGTACCGCGATCGCCGGCATTCTCGGGGCCCGGGCCCAGCTCGCGAGCGCCGCGCCCGAGGCGAGGCTCCTCGCCGCGCGGGCCTTCTCCGCGGAGACGGCCTCGGGCGCACAGGGCACCACGCTCCACATCCTGCGGAGCATCGACTGGGCGGCGCGGACGAAGGCGCGGGTCGTCAACATGAGCTTCGCCGGACCGCGCGACGAGGCGCTGGCCCGCTTCCTCGCGGCCGGGACGCGGGGCGGCACGGTCTACGTGGCGGCCGCCGGCAATGCCGGGCCCGACGCGCCGCCGCTCTACCCGGCGGCGGATCCGAACGTGATCGCGGTGACGGCGACGGATGCCGAGGACCGGCTGTTTCCCGCCGCCAACCGGGGTGCCCATGTCTGCGTCGCCGCGCCCGGCGTCGAGGTCCTGGTGGCCGCACCCGCCGGCGCCTATGGCTTCTCCTCCGGCACCTCGATGGCGGCGGCGCAGGTGAGCGGCATCGTCGCCCTGATGCTGCAGGCGCGGCCCGCGCTCTCACCCGGCGAGGTCCGCAGCGCCCTGGCCCGCGGCGCCCGCGACCTCGGTGCGCCGGGACCGGATCCCGAATTCGGCGCTGGCTTCGCCGATGCGGAGAACGTCCTGCGGGCGCTGCCCGCGCCCGAGGTCGCGGCGCAGCAGGCCTCCGGCGGCATGAGCGCGACCCCGGCCCGCGATCCGGGCCAGGAAAGCCCGTGA
- a CDS encoding response regulator, with product MQLLIVDDHPLFRDALASAIRLAYPDAVLHEAHGIASACAVLAANRGIDLTLLDLSMQGVAGFDGLVTIRTRFPRVPILIVSGHEDPRIMREALQHGAAGYVPKAVDKSTLTRAISDVLSGALAIPPELAQAASAPVSATGRGKAPLAERVARLTPQQLRVLMMIRQGKLNKQIAHELQVGDSTVKAHVSEILRKLEVISRTQIVIETALLDFEQIHNTHPG from the coding sequence ATGCAACTCTTGATCGTCGATGACCACCCGCTGTTCCGGGATGCCCTCGCGAGCGCGATCCGCCTCGCCTACCCGGACGCGGTGCTCCACGAGGCCCACGGCATCGCCAGCGCCTGCGCCGTGCTTGCCGCCAACCGCGGCATCGACCTCACCCTCCTCGACCTCTCCATGCAGGGGGTGGCGGGCTTCGACGGCCTCGTCACCATCCGCACCCGCTTCCCCCGCGTGCCGATCCTCATCGTCTCGGGCCACGAGGATCCGCGCATCATGCGCGAGGCGCTCCAGCACGGGGCGGCGGGCTACGTGCCGAAGGCGGTCGACAAATCGACGCTGACGCGGGCGATCTCCGACGTGCTGAGCGGGGCGCTGGCGATCCCGCCGGAGCTCGCCCAGGCGGCGAGCGCCCCGGTCTCGGCCACGGGTCGGGGCAAGGCACCCCTCGCCGAGCGTGTGGCCCGCCTCACCCCGCAGCAATTGCGGGTCCTGATGATGATCCGGCAGGGCAAGCTCAACAAGCAGATCGCCCACGAGCTGCAGGTCGGCGACTCGACCGTGAAGGCCCACGTCTCCGAGATCCTGCGCAAGCTCGAGGTGATCAGCCGCACGCAGATCGTGATCGAGACCGCGCTCCTCGATTTCGAGCAGATCCACAACACGCATCCGGGCTGA
- a CDS encoding PQQ-dependent methanol/ethanol family dehydrogenase: MRVRKEFLGAAGALALIAGTAGLSARAEGVSDQDILNDAKTTQDVVTYGLGPEAQRYSPLKTINRDTIKGLVPAYSFSFGGEKQRGQESQALVKDGVIYVTGSYSRLYAINSRTGEKIWEYAARLPEGILPCCDVVNRGAALYKDKVIFGTLDAKLVALDQKTGKVVWKKDIDDFKAGYSYTAAPIIVKGKVITGVSGGEFGIVGRVEARDAETGELVWQRPVIEGHMGTLNGKPSTMTGKVNETWPGDMWKFGGGATWLGGTYDPGTNLIYFGTGNPGPWNSALRPGDNKWSASRIALNPENGEIVWGFQTTPHDGWDFDGVNEFVPFDMQKDGKTVKAGATADRNGFFYVLDRTNGKFISASPFVAKINWAKGIDKDGRPIYDDAFRPGDPTKSEDGKKGKTVFAVPSFLGGKNWMPIGYSPDTKLFYVPSNEWGMDIWNEPVNYKKGAAYLGAGFTIKPIFDTHIGSLKAIDPTNGKVVWEYKNKAPLWAGVLTTAGNLVFTGTPEGFLKAFDAKTGEEVWKFQVGTGVVASPITWEQDGEQWVGVAAGWGGAVPLWGGEVAKSTAGINQGGSFWAFKLPKTLASR, encoded by the coding sequence ATGAGGGTACGCAAGGAATTCCTGGGCGCGGCGGGGGCGCTCGCGCTCATCGCCGGCACGGCCGGCCTGTCGGCGCGGGCCGAGGGCGTCAGCGATCAGGACATCCTGAACGACGCCAAGACCACCCAGGACGTCGTCACCTACGGCCTCGGCCCGGAGGCCCAGCGCTACAGCCCGCTGAAGACGATCAACCGCGACACCATCAAGGGCCTCGTTCCCGCCTACTCGTTCTCCTTCGGCGGCGAGAAGCAGCGCGGCCAGGAGAGCCAGGCGCTCGTCAAGGACGGCGTCATCTACGTCACCGGCTCCTACTCGCGCCTCTACGCGATCAATTCCCGCACCGGCGAGAAGATCTGGGAATACGCCGCGCGCCTGCCCGAGGGCATCCTGCCCTGCTGCGACGTCGTGAACCGCGGTGCGGCCCTCTACAAGGACAAGGTGATCTTCGGCACCCTCGACGCCAAGCTCGTGGCGCTCGACCAGAAGACCGGCAAGGTCGTCTGGAAGAAGGACATCGACGATTTCAAGGCCGGCTACAGCTACACGGCCGCCCCGATCATCGTGAAGGGCAAGGTCATCACCGGCGTGTCGGGCGGCGAGTTCGGCATCGTCGGCCGGGTCGAGGCGCGCGACGCCGAGACGGGCGAGCTCGTCTGGCAGCGCCCGGTCATCGAGGGCCATATGGGCACCCTCAACGGCAAGCCCTCGACCATGACAGGCAAGGTCAACGAGACCTGGCCGGGCGACATGTGGAAGTTCGGCGGCGGCGCCACCTGGCTCGGCGGCACCTACGACCCGGGCACGAACCTGATCTACTTCGGCACCGGCAACCCGGGCCCGTGGAACTCGGCGCTGCGGCCCGGCGACAACAAGTGGTCGGCCTCGCGCATCGCGCTCAACCCGGAGAACGGCGAGATCGTCTGGGGCTTCCAGACCACGCCGCACGACGGCTGGGACTTCGACGGCGTGAACGAGTTCGTGCCCTTCGACATGCAGAAGGACGGCAAGACCGTGAAGGCCGGCGCCACCGCCGACCGCAACGGCTTCTTCTACGTGCTCGACCGGACGAACGGGAAGTTCATCTCGGCCTCGCCTTTCGTCGCCAAGATCAACTGGGCCAAGGGCATCGATAAGGACGGTCGCCCGATCTACGACGACGCGTTCCGCCCCGGCGATCCGACGAAGTCCGAGGACGGCAAGAAGGGCAAGACCGTGTTCGCGGTGCCGAGCTTCCTCGGCGGCAAAAACTGGATGCCGATCGGCTACAGCCCGGACACCAAGCTGTTCTACGTCCCCTCGAACGAGTGGGGCATGGACATCTGGAATGAGCCGGTGAACTACAAGAAGGGCGCCGCCTATCTCGGCGCCGGCTTCACCATCAAGCCGATCTTCGACACCCATATCGGCTCGCTCAAGGCCATCGACCCGACGAACGGCAAGGTCGTCTGGGAATACAAGAACAAGGCGCCGCTCTGGGCGGGCGTCCTCACCACCGCGGGGAACCTCGTCTTCACGGGCACGCCCGAGGGCTTCCTCAAGGCCTTCGACGCCAAGACCGGCGAGGAAGTCTGGAAGTTCCAGGTCGGCACCGGCGTCGTCGCCTCGCCGATCACCTGGGAGCAGGACGGCGAGCAATGGGTCGGCGTCGCGGCGGGCTGGGGCGGCGCGGTCCCGCTCTGGGGCGGCGAGGTGGCGAAATCCACCGCCGGCATCAACCAGGGCGGCAGCTTCTGGGCCTTCAAGCTGCCGAAGACCCTGGCCTCCCGCTGA
- a CDS encoding substrate-binding periplasmic protein has product MRLTLRALALSGLALLAAGAADARPLDEVVASGTLRVALYGDNAPFSEERAGKPRGIDVDLARAIAEKLGVRLDLRIVDAGENVDGDFRLNLWKGDLAGSPLADLMLHVPHDRMLATRNEQIFLTNPYYDQHLAFAYRRDKVEGLRALGDIEGHSVAVEGASASDLQLLTAEGGRHRGALKHFRSFDEAAKAYLAGEAPILAGTRSSIEAALHAGGAARDENPVVEIAIPGMVKAHWDLGGAVRTDSRDLAYAIGDAITALTAEGRLKAICETYGVSFTAPKGY; this is encoded by the coding sequence ATGCGGCTCACGCTCCGCGCCCTCGCGCTCTCGGGTCTCGCGCTCCTCGCGGCCGGGGCGGCCGACGCCCGGCCCCTCGACGAGGTCGTGGCCTCCGGCACCCTGCGGGTCGCGCTCTACGGCGACAACGCGCCCTTCTCGGAGGAGCGGGCCGGCAAGCCGCGGGGCATCGACGTCGATCTCGCGCGCGCCATCGCCGAGAAGCTCGGCGTGCGCCTCGACCTCAGGATCGTGGACGCGGGCGAGAACGTCGATGGCGATTTCCGCCTCAACCTGTGGAAGGGCGACCTCGCGGGCAGCCCGCTCGCGGACCTGATGCTTCACGTCCCCCACGACAGGATGCTCGCCACCCGCAACGAGCAGATCTTCCTGACGAACCCCTACTACGACCAGCACCTCGCCTTCGCCTACCGCAGGGACAAGGTCGAGGGATTGCGGGCGCTCGGCGACATCGAGGGACATTCGGTGGCCGTCGAGGGAGCGAGCGCCTCAGACCTCCAGCTGCTGACGGCCGAGGGCGGGCGCCACCGCGGCGCGCTCAAGCATTTCCGTAGCTTCGACGAGGCCGCCAAGGCGTATCTCGCCGGCGAGGCGCCGATCCTGGCCGGCACCCGCTCCTCGATCGAGGCGGCGCTCCACGCGGGCGGGGCCGCGCGGGACGAGAACCCGGTCGTCGAGATCGCGATCCCCGGCATGGTGAAGGCGCATTGGGACCTCGGCGGCGCCGTGCGCACCGATTCCCGCGACCTCGCCTACGCGATCGGCGACGCGATCACGGCGCTCACCGCGGAGGGACGGCTGAAGGCGATCTGCGAGACCTACGGCGTCAGCTTCACGGCGCCGAAGGGCTACTAG
- the pedF gene encoding cytochrome c-550 PedF, whose amino-acid sequence MRKVSRLAGSATLALGLVLSAQHVLAHGDVQPQPVDTTGLEPLGDEWRSENPYRGNAKAVAIGDSGYNQNCARCHGLQVISGGLAPDLRYLEKGQEGDTWFQERVRHGALINGVTKMPAFEGVLSQEALWAIRSYLESKHEE is encoded by the coding sequence ATGCGGAAGGTCTCCCGGCTCGCGGGGAGCGCGACGCTCGCGCTCGGTCTCGTCCTCTCGGCCCAGCACGTGCTCGCCCATGGCGACGTCCAGCCCCAGCCCGTCGACACCACCGGCCTCGAACCCCTCGGCGACGAGTGGCGCAGCGAGAATCCCTATCGCGGCAACGCCAAGGCCGTCGCGATCGGCGATTCCGGCTACAATCAGAACTGCGCCCGCTGCCACGGCCTCCAGGTGATCTCGGGCGGCCTCGCGCCGGATCTGCGCTACCTGGAGAAGGGCCAGGAGGGCGACACCTGGTTCCAGGAACGCGTGCGCCACGGCGCCCTGATCAACGGCGTCACCAAGATGCCGGCCTTCGAGGGCGTGCTCTCGCAGGAAGCCCTCTGGGCGATCCGCAGCTACCTCGAATCGAAGCACGAGGAGTAG